The genomic segment CACAATAATCCTATATTTTGGAGAGACCCGTCAGGACTTTGGTCTTATAGTGCTTTTGGGAATGCAGATAAAAATATCAACATGAATAATGCACAATGGTTAGCTTCTCAACGTCCAAGTGACAGTCCCGAATCTCAATTGAATTTATATGAAAAAAATAGAATAGCAAATCAACATAACGCACCATCCATAGGGAGTCAATTTGGAGGTAGAGGTAAATTATTATTTTCCTTTGATACAGAAGATGAAAATCATTATTATGTTCATAATTTTTATGAAAGTTATTTTAGAAATCAAGGATTAGTTAATTATTACCCTGTATTTGAAAATTCAAAAATTGCATTAGACTTCGTCGGAGGGTTGTACGGTGCTTTAGAAATTATGACATATAATCGAGGTTACTGGTTAGGTGATAATGGAAAATATTATTCGAATAATTGGAGAGGAAATCAGTATACTGGCAATCGCTCTGTAGCTTTAAAAGCTGCTATAAATTATAAATGGGCAGGTAAAGCTGTTGTTGGTGCAAGTGTTGCCATTGGTGCTTATGAAACTTATAATGGTTATCAAATGGATGGAGGGCATTTTGGTTATAATGCTCAAAGCGCAGCCGCAAGTACTACAGGAAGTATAATTGGTGGATACGTTGGTGCGTCAGAAGGTGTAGTAGCAGGAGCCTCAATAGGAGCTTTTTTTGGTGGGATTGGAGCAATACCTGGAGCAATAATAGGAGGTTTTATAGGAGGTTTTGGTGGTAGCTATGTAGGAGGAGAAATTGGACAAGGTACAGTTAATTATATTCATAGATAAATTATGAAAACAATAGAATTTTATTTAAACATAGTACATTTTTACTTTTTTAAATCTTTTAATAAATTTAATTTATACTATAAAAAAATAAGCCCTTCTCGTCTTATTTTTAAAATTCCTGCAATAAAAAACAAAGCTGAAAAAGAGAATATTAACTTGAATCAAATTGTTGATACGGTTCTTAACAACAAAAATTTTGGTTTGAGTATTACATTTGCTGGAGGGTTCTTATTTGGACTTTTATTTATTTTCTTCTTTGGTATTTTAGGGATATTTCGTAAAATATATACAACAACCATTTTGGAAAAAATTCATTTTATAGTTATTGGAGTTTTATCTGCAATAATATGTTATATATTTATTTTTAATAAAAACAGATACTTAAAGTATTTTGAAACGTTTGAAAAATGGACAAAAGAAGAAAAAAGAAATTATAGTTGGCTTACTTTTGCAGTTATAATTATTATTTTATTATTTTGGTTTCTCAGTTTTTAAGGTAATTGGCTGGTTATCTATCAAAGTTAGTGATGGAGCTATAAAAGCTAGTTAATGAACTGAAAATCAATTTAATTATTACTTTAAAAAGGAAAAAGAGAAGCTAAGGGGTAATGTATCAAAATTAGTGATGGCTTTGTAAAAGCTAGTTAATGAACTGAAAATCAATTTAATTGTTACTTTAAAAAAGGAAAAAGAGAAGTTATGGCTTCTCTTTTTTTTATATTTAGTATTGTCTTCTTCCACTACCAGGACTACTTCTTGTATGGGGTCTTACATATGTTCCATTTTTTCTGTAATATCCTTTTACATTGACAGTTTTTCCTGGACTTGAATAGTTTGATGAACTTCTTGTGCTCAAAGAAGAACTTGAGCTAGAGCTAGAGCTTTACGAGTAATTGCTTGATGAGGTATAATTTGGATAATACGCCCAACCAGCATAATTTCCATACTTTATTTTTCGATATCTTTTGGATTTTTTTCCTTTTATATAAACTGAAGATCCTGAAGGAACTCTATAAACGACAGAACTTCCATCATTTCCTGAAGAATAGAGAACTGTTTCGGCATTTAAAGTTACACTATAATAGTTAACACATGATGTTGCGAAATATGCAAACATCAATAATAAAGATACTTTTCTCATTTTGTTTTAAATTACTTTAAACATAAGCTAAAAGTTGATATTTAACCAGGTTGGGGCATTAGTGGGAACGTTTCCGGGCTTGGCGAAGGTGGCGAATTTCACCACAAATGTTGATGCGGAGAATCAAATTTTGATTTACCACAAATGTGTCTGCGGAGCACTGAACCGCCACTTTTGCCAAACCCGTGTTACCAGCCGTATTTTCTTCTTCCGTGCTTTTCATCGCTATATTGGTCGATAATTTCGTTGTGCAGTCTGATACATATTGACGTCTACCATTCTGTTAGGGTCAAGTGAAGCTAAATACAACAATTGCAGGTCTCTAACAATGTCAGTATAGGTATTGTCAACTGAACCTAAAAGTAAAAAACGAAAACTATCAAATGAATATGAATATGTGTTATTAGGATAAGTTCCGCCCATACCAATATGTCTATTATTTTGTTCTTCAAAAAATCGAGCAAGGTCTTGAAATGTTGATTGAAAAATTTGGGTAAGCTGTGCGTTATTCGTTATCGAAAAATTAAGGTCATACAACTGTCGAAATAAATTATACCTTACTCTTATTAATTCTCGTTTCATATATGGGTCATATTTTTCTATTTCGATAAATCTAATATCTAGGACGGTTTTCCATTCTGAAAATCTGTCTATTTATAGAATCTCCGTTAGGTGAATGATTTTGGGCATGAATTAAAACAATATTATTGGTTATTAAAGATTCTAGTTCATTGCATAAAATTTCCAAGTAATTATCATTTGATAAATGTATTAATCCTAATTTATTCAAACAATTGCTAGCTTGAACTTTTATTTTGTCTTGCAACTCATCAATTTTACAATAAGGATTACCATCATACTCATAAATTTTAAGCTTTGCATGCTTATCTTCAATATCAGCTTTAGTTTCTTCATTCTCTGTTGCTAAATGAAAATAGGCTTCATCATCACAAGGGAAATTGTCTTTCCTTTGTTCTAATTTTTCAAAAGCTTCTTTATATCTTGAATAATAATGGCTTTTGACAGCCTTTACTTGATGTAGCGTTATTGGTTTGGGTTCGTTATTTTCATATCGTATTATCGCAAAATCTTCTAATGAATCAAGCTGTAAATGCAATCCGTCAACACTATCTCTTTCGTTTATTAATTTTAATACATGATATAAAGCAACTTTACCTTGATATATAAATCCATTCCACGTATCAGCCGCTGAATGAATATCATTAGGATTTATTAGTTGAATCATAAATTATTCTTTATTTTAAATTTATTTAGCTCTAAATATTTCATTTAGATTTTTTAATTTATCTATCAATTCTTCAAACTCCATTGTATCTCCATAAATCATAAACTCTTGCATGGCTTGGTAGTCTTTTTTCCAAAGTTCAGTTACTTCTGCTGGTGGAATGAAATTTATTGTTTGTGGTGTGTGTAACTCATACGAAATTCCTCTTATAGGAGTGTATTTACTTCTGTGTTGGACTAGTGTTTCGAATAGCTCTTTATTTTTTATTGCTTCTTTTCCGTAATCGTGGTCCATTAGTTTTTCTATATCGTAAAGATGTCTTGACATTCTGTAATGTCTTATGTTTTCGGTTGGCTTCAGAAATTCTTCATGCAACAACATTATTTTTTCTAAAAAGGTTTTGGTTGGTACCACTACAATTACTTCAAAAGGTTGAATTGTAAAAGCTTGTTCCGGATATATTTGGCCAATGATTGATTGAATTTTTTTTTGTTCGTTTGGCTCTAGCAAAGCTCTTGCTCCTAATTCAATGATAACCCTTTGCGGAATGTATTCTCCTGCTTCAACTATTGAGTTGTATTCTAATTCTATACGATGCGGATCACTGGTATCATCTATTTCATCATCAAAGATTAAATTATAATTTTCTTTATTTACTCCCAGCTTTTCTAGTTCTGAAATTAATTCCTCTTTAAATTCTCCGACTATAAAATTACCTGAAGCTTTACGAAGTTTTTTTATTTGTGTTTTTGATAACTCGCCCTCAAATCCTAACATCGTTCTATCAATTGATAAGTCTATATCTTCTGAGAAACGTTCTATTAAGTTATAGGCTTTGCTTAGTGATGTGCCGCCTTTAAAAACTAAATGTTGTGCAAATTTTGAAGAAAATATTGCTTTTAACGTAATGGTTACCCACCAATCTTTTTCAATTGCATCGGTTGGAAGTCCTGTTTGACTATTGACTTGATTTAGTATTTCAAGCCGTCTTTTTTCGGATAGTTTAAGCCACTCGTTCATATTAGTCTTTATTTATTAATTCAAGGATTGTATTTCTAATCCATGTTGGTGCTGCAACACTATCTTCTTTTATGCTTTCAATGGACATTTGGTGCAATACTTTTTTAATTTTTTGTTTAGCATTTTCATCTACATTGTCTTTGCCTAACTCTTTTAATCCTTGGATTACAATGTTGAGTTTTTTATCTTTAATGGTCAGGTTTTTGGGAGTGGTTTTTTTGAATGTGATGGTTCTTTTACCTACTTTAATTTTTCTTGGTGCTCCATCAGTCAAATAGACTACATTCATAGGTACTTGTGTTGATAAGCCAAGTTGTTGCAATGCTTGTACACCTGTAGAAATTATTCTTGCTTTATCTCTTTTTGCTATGGCGACTGCAATTTCTTCTGTTGAAGGGAATAGGGTTCCAAGTATTTTATCTTTTTTTGGATATAGATAAATACCGTGTGCTAATCGAATTAAAATTTCTTTTTTTTCTAATCTCAATAGTACCTTTTTTACATTTTCGGCAGTACCGAACTCTATAAAATCGGCTATAAATAGAATGCTTCCTTTTTTTAAAGATTTTATTTTTTCTTCTATTTGATTGTGAATAGATTGTGGTTTCATTTTGATGTTATGTTTGTCCCAAATTTAGTAAAAAAATGGGACAAAAAACATTTGATATGATTATTTTTGTTTAAAATGAATTTACAAGAAGAAAATTATATCATAATTATTTGTATTCAATAACATCACTAAAAATCTGTAAATCTGATACTTTGTTATCGTTATGAAATTTTCTGCTGTAATCTATATCTTTAAATCTTACATTACGCTCACCCCAAATTCCCCAAATGAGTTTGTAGTCATTCTCTAAAAGAAACTTCTCTAATAAATCTTTTCTTAAGTAGGTAAATCTATGATTGTTGTTATAATCTTTGTTATAGAATAAGTTTTGAGAAGCTAAATTTCCATCAATATCAAATAGGTTAAAAGTTTGTGGTTTACTGATTAAATTTAAAGAATTAGCCAATTCTCTAGAAATAACTGTTTCATGACCAGCCTGATTTAATTCACTGTGGTTGCTCTCCCAACTATAATCCATGACTGGTAAAAGAACTTCATATTCTTCATAGCTTACTGAATCAATTTCAATATATTTAGGATAAGAAAACTTTATTTTATCTTTTGTAAAAACCGGTCTGGCATAATAACCAGGTTCACCTTTTTTTACTTTAACTTTTTTTCTCTCTGTTTCAAAACTGATAATACAAGTATTATCATTAGTTGAATTGTTAACATTATATAATTCTCCCGAAAAAGTATGATAATTTGACCTTGGGTCTGGTAAGAAACGTCCACCTAAATCATTCTTCTTTATAAGTTGTTTTTTAAATTCAATGTATTTATCATTCTTTACCAAAAGTCCTCTAATATATACAAATACCTCTCTATTTATCTTTTTACGTTCTTGAACAATTAGTCCATCTAAACATACCCATATTTTATCATCTTTAGGTAAATTTATTTCTAAATATTCTTTGATATCGGGTTGACCTCCATTTATATACCATTCTAATAAAGACTGTTTAGGGTCTCCCAAATAATCTTTTATAACAAATTTTTTATTTTTGGTTCGTTCTGGAAAACTTGGATCAATGTCTGCATCTGAAAAACGAAATTCATCCCAATCATCTATCAGGTCATTATCCATCCTTAGCCCAGAAATTTCAAAATAGGCAATCCAAGAATACTTTTTCGCATATCTTTCTACATGTGCTTGTTCCGTTCTAGAGCGGTAACTGTCAGACCTTATTCTACCATCAATTTCATTGAATTGTGCTTCATTCCATCCTAAATCATAAATTCTTGCATATATTTGTCTTCTAACTTTTTTCTTTTCTGGTGGGTTAGAATAGGAATGTCCATCTTTTACAATTCTCCCGATAGTATAATTACTAAAATCCATACTGATAGGTTCTGAAAATATACCTTCTTTCTTTTCATAGTCAAATTCATTTGGATTTCGATTGCCACCTATTGTAAATGGAGCAGTTGTTAGTAATACTTCTTCAGGTTTCAATAAATCGTTATGGTGCAATAATCCAATTTCAATTGTTTTTGAAGCATAATCCCTAGCTAGGATATGGGTTGTTGAAAAAGGAGCATCTTTTTTAAATATTGATTCAAATATTGTTAGAGCTATTCTTGGAAGGAATAATTTTTTAAAATTTTCATCAGTGCTGTGTTTAGCCATAACAACACCATACATAGCTGCTAATGTTCTCTCCCAAATATATGGGTCATTGACAGACAATGAATACTTAACTATTTCTAAATATTCATTGGGAAATTTAGTTCCATAATAATATAATGCTCTAGTTGACAAATCTCTTAACTTCCTGTTTGTAGAAGTTAAATACCACATTATTTTTTTTGCTGCTAAATGAACTTTGTCAGTCTTGAGTTTTGTTTTTGATTTGCAAGCATCTTCAAAACCAATTAAAAATTTTTCATAGTTTCTATTATGTATGCCACTATTACTTCTTATATATTCTGTCCAACTTAGATCTCTATCAGAAACATTCATATTGAACAATAAATTAGATAGTAGATCTATATTTAATGGGTTTTGGCTATCTAGTTCAGTATTTTTGAATAGATTGTAAATGAGATTATGTTTGTTAAAATCTTTAAAATTCTCTTTGATAATATTAACTGCAACCGATTTGTTGTCTATAATCTTTTTTTGATTTACTTCGAAAATAGATTTTAATAAATAATCGTTTAAAGTTTCGTTCTTGATAGATGAATAAAAATTTAATCCAAATTTTTTGATTGCTAATACACAAAAACTTCTAAGGATATCGTTGAATAATGGATGACATGTTTTTCTATTTAAAAGTTCATTCTTAAATTTTGTTGATTTAATTATGGTATTTAGTTTTTCTTCAGAATCAATTGATTTAAATAGATTTTTTGCAATTAAATAACCGCTTAGTAGGTCATAAGTAAAGGTTATAACCTCCACATTATTCCAATCTCTAAATATTAATAAATCTTCTTTTTCAAAAACCAGAAACTCTTCTTGATTTAATATATTATAAATTGCATATTCAAAATCAATTTCTCTAGAGCTGTTTTCCCAAAGAGATTCAGAAATTTTCTCAAGAATATTAATAGTGAATTTTTTATTGAACCTAAGTTCTTTTCCTAGTTTTTCGCTAATATTTTCATTGCACTTTATTAAATATTCTTCAAAAACATCAAATAGGTCTTCATTTTGGAATGAAACCGATTTACCTTGTTTAGTCTCACAAAATATTTTTAGATATAGTGGTTCAGAAAAAGCATTTACAGCTCCAGAGGAGTTAACAAGAGTTATATCATAATGCTTAAAGTATTTATCCATTGCTTCATTTAGATTATAATAGGTAAATCCATTAACTCTAACCAACTTGTCATAGTTATATGGATCATAATTAAAATAATCTTTAGGAAACAATTCTTTTT from the Flavobacterium ammonificans genome contains:
- a CDS encoding ABC-three component system protein, translating into MIQLINPNDIHSAADTWNGFIYQGKVALYHVLKLINERDSVDGLHLQLDSLEDFAIIRYENNEPKPITLHQVKAVKSHYYSRYKEAFEKLEQRKDNFPCDDEAYFHLATENEETKADIEDKHAKLKIYEYDGNPYCKIDELQDKIKVQASNCLNKLGLIHLSNDNYLEILCNELESLITNNIVLIHAQNHSPNGDSINRQIFRMENRPRY
- a CDS encoding nucleotidyl transferase AbiEii/AbiGii toxin family protein translates to MNEWLKLSEKRRLEILNQVNSQTGLPTDAIEKDWWVTITLKAIFSSKFAQHLVFKGGTSLSKAYNLIERFSEDIDLSIDRTMLGFEGELSKTQIKKLRKASGNFIVGEFKEELISELEKLGVNKENYNLIFDDEIDDTSDPHRIELEYNSIVEAGEYIPQRVIIELGARALLEPNEQKKIQSIIGQIYPEQAFTIQPFEVIVVVPTKTFLEKIMLLHEEFLKPTENIRHYRMSRHLYDIEKLMDHDYGKEAIKNKELFETLVQHRSKYTPIRGISYELHTPQTINFIPPAEVTELWKKDYQAMQEFMIYGDTMEFEELIDKLKNLNEIFRAK
- a CDS encoding DUF6088 family protein produces the protein MKPQSIHNQIEEKIKSLKKGSILFIADFIEFGTAENVKKVLLRLEKKEILIRLAHGIYLYPKKDKILGTLFPSTEEIAVAIAKRDKARIISTGVQALQQLGLSTQVPMNVVYLTDGAPRKIKVGKRTITFKKTTPKNLTIKDKKLNIVIQGLKELGKDNVDENAKQKIKKVLHQMSIESIKEDSVAAPTWIRNTILELINKD